In Campylobacter sp. 2014D-0216, the following proteins share a genomic window:
- a CDS encoding biotin/lipoyl-containing protein encodes MAKKLIDVMDTTFRDGFQSVYGARVLMNDFFPALEAAKEAGITHFEFGGGARFQSLFFYLNENAFEMMDKFRAIVGKDANLQTLARGVNTVALDTGSKEIIDLHAKMFAKHGTTTIRNFDALNDVNNLKFSGECIVKHGLKHEITITLMDLPPKCKGAHDVPFYEKILKEILQAQIPFDSICFKDASGTSNPNKIYEVIKMARKNLPENTHIRLHTHETAGVSVACYLAALEAGADGIDLAAAPVSGGTSQPDILTMLHALKGSNFDLGLDEEKILKYEDVLKDCLKDYFLPPEATAVNPLIPFSPMPGGALTANTQMMRDNNILDKFPQVIKAMQEVVEKGGYGTSVTPVSQFYFQQAFNNVMFGPWKKIAEGYGKMVLGYFGKTPVAPDAEVIKLASEQLKLEPTTKLATDIADADESKSIAYIKNILEKENLETSEENIFIVAACKEKGIAFLKGEAKVNVRKNNKLKPSVINENQFTVSVNGNKYHVEVSPGFDRDVNVKSAVKVNTDKAEVKKTQVNDNANAIVASMNANVFKILAKENDTVKVGQVVAVLEAMKMEIEITAGKDGEIAEILVNAGESVSEGQALMTYK; translated from the coding sequence ATGGCTAAAAAATTAATCGATGTGATGGATACCACTTTTAGAGATGGTTTTCAATCTGTTTATGGCGCTAGAGTTTTAATGAATGACTTTTTTCCTGCTTTAGAAGCGGCCAAAGAAGCAGGAATTACGCATTTTGAATTTGGTGGTGGAGCTAGATTTCAGAGTTTATTTTTTTATTTAAATGAAAATGCTTTTGAAATGATGGATAAATTTAGAGCCATTGTTGGAAAAGATGCAAATTTACAAACTCTTGCAAGGGGTGTAAATACCGTAGCGCTAGATACAGGTAGCAAGGAAATTATTGACTTGCATGCAAAGATGTTTGCAAAACATGGCACAACTACTATAAGAAATTTTGATGCATTAAATGATGTAAATAATCTAAAATTTAGCGGAGAATGTATAGTTAAACATGGTTTAAAACATGAAATTACTATCACACTGATGGATCTTCCTCCTAAATGCAAAGGCGCACATGATGTACCTTTTTATGAGAAAATCTTAAAAGAAATTTTACAAGCTCAAATTCCTTTTGATAGTATATGTTTTAAAGATGCAAGTGGCACCTCTAATCCAAATAAAATTTATGAAGTTATAAAAATGGCTAGAAAAAACTTGCCTGAAAATACACATATAAGATTACATACTCACGAAACAGCAGGGGTAAGCGTGGCATGTTATTTAGCAGCCTTAGAAGCAGGTGCTGATGGGATAGATTTAGCAGCTGCGCCAGTGAGTGGTGGTACTTCTCAGCCAGATATCTTAACCATGCTACATGCATTAAAAGGTAGTAATTTTGATCTTGGTTTAGATGAGGAGAAAATTTTAAAATATGAAGATGTGTTAAAAGATTGCTTGAAAGATTATTTTTTACCACCAGAAGCAACAGCAGTTAATCCTTTAATACCTTTTTCTCCTATGCCAGGTGGAGCATTAACTGCCAATACTCAAATGATGAGAGATAATAATATCTTAGACAAATTCCCGCAAGTGATCAAGGCAATGCAAGAAGTAGTGGAAAAAGGTGGATATGGTACTTCGGTTACTCCTGTGTCGCAGTTTTATTTTCAGCAAGCTTTTAATAATGTTATGTTTGGTCCTTGGAAGAAAATCGCAGAAGGATATGGAAAAATGGTTTTAGGTTATTTTGGTAAAACTCCTGTTGCTCCAGATGCTGAAGTGATTAAACTTGCAAGCGAGCAGTTAAAATTAGAGCCTACAACAAAATTGGCTACAGATATCGCTGATGCTGATGAGAGTAAAAGCATAGCATATATTAAAAATATTTTAGAAAAAGAAAATTTAGAAACAAGCGAGGAAAATATTTTTATTGTTGCAGCTTGCAAAGAAAAGGGAATTGCCTTCTTAAAAGGTGAGGCGAAAGTAAATGTTAGAAAAAATAACAAACTAAAACCAAGTGTTATTAATGAAAATCAATTCACTGTTTCTGTTAATGGCAACAAATACCATGTTGAGGTAAGTCCAGGTTTTGATAGAGATGTAAATGTTAAAAGTGCTGTAAAAGTAAATACAGATAAGGCAGAAGTGAAAAAAACACAAGTAAATGACAATGCTAATGCAATCGTTGCAAGTATGAATGCAAATGTTTTTAAAATACTAGCAAAAGAAAATGATACTGTTAAGGTTGGTCAAGTAGTAGCAGTCCTTGAAGCAATGAAGATGGAAATTG